GCAAGAGAAAGCCCTGGTGGTAGACTTCCATTGCTAATAGTGTAATTATATGGAGCCACACCACCTGATACAGTAATAGTTTGATTATAAAGTGTGTTAGCTATTCCTCCAGCTAATGAGTTAATAGGGAAAGTGAGAACCGGCCCGCAAATATTGAGATGAGATGAAACATAGGTTGCATCAAAGCTGGCAATCGCAACATCTAGTTTGCCATCATTATTAAAATCACCAATGGCTGCTGCATGTGGACTAGGACTTGAACCATAAGGGCCAGAATTAGTTAGATTGGCTGTACCTGTGCCAAGATATAGATTGAAATTAAAAGAGTCATTATTAGTATTAATAACGTCGGAAAGCCATCAGCATTTAGGTCAGCAATTGCTACGTAGTTTGGATTACTACCTATATTGCTAGTGTTATTAGTTTACGAAATAAAACCACCTTGACCATTCCCTAATGCTACTGTTATTCCATCATCAATTGATTTAGCCATAGCTATATCAAGCTTCCCATCAAGGTTGAAGTCGGCCATATGCCAACCGCAATAGGCGCACCACTAACACTAATATCAATAGCTGGTGAAAAATTACCTGTAGGTTGTGCTAGCAACACTGATGCAACATTATGAGCACCTTGTACTGTAACTGATCTGGACGACCATCATTATTTAAATCACCTGTGGCGATTGAAAAAGGGGTGCCTGTAACAGCATAGTTAATAGGTGAGGCAAAACTGCCAATACCATCACCATATAATATAGATACATTATTAGAACTACTATTAGCAACAGCTAGATCAAGCTTTCCGTCAAGGTTCAAATCTGTAGTAACTAATGATAAGGGCCAACTACCAGCAGCAAAGTTTGTTGGCAGACTAAATTTTCCTTGTCCATCACCAAGCAATATAGATACATTGTTAGTATTTCTATTTGCTGTAGCAATATCGATATTACCATCACTATTAAAATCCCCAAGTGCTAAAGCAGCAGGGCCTATATCTGTTGGATAGCGTGTTTCAGTACCAAAAGATCCTTGTCCATTACCTAGAAAAATACCAATACTTTGACGATTAAATAACGCAACTACAAGATCAAGGTTGCCATCCTTATTGAAATCTGCTGTTTTGATATCATTAGCACTATTACTAGAAGGAGTTATATAGCTACTACCAAAAAGTTTCTAAATTCACAATCAGGAGAACTTTGTGGCCTTGCATTTACATTTGTTAATGTTAGAAAAGAATGAACATAATCATTAATAGACTGATTGTTACATAATGGAAAAGTTTATTCATAGTTGCACCTCATAATTTGGTTATTTGATGTATTTATACTTACAGATTTATCAATTAAAGCATATTAATTAAATATTTTATGTGCAGGTTATATCAGTATTAGCAAATACTCTAATAAGCTATAATTGACTAAAGCTATATTTGTAAGTATTATTGTCACTAGGATAGGTTGTTATCCGTAGTGGTTCTTCTCTTTAGTTTTGGTTAAAAATTTTGACTTAAATTTTTGTAGTGTTTTGTGTCTCTATATATAGCGTTGGATTTTTGTAGCAGGGACATGGAGCAAAAAAATTTTCCAGTTTATAACTTCTAAAAAACTGCTATTGATATTTATGAACAAAAAAATATGAAGAAGATGTGTCTTTGCTTTTAATAGAATGGGGAAATGGTAATAAGTTGGCTTTTGATAAGTTAATCTCTATTTTATATGAAGAAATAAAAGATATTGCTAGTAGGTACTTTCAAAGTGAAAGGATTAACCATACTTTGCAAGCTACGGCTGTAGTCAATGAGTTATATTTACGGCTAGTTAAAACTCAGGTTAGCTTACATCACCGGCAAGAATTTTACGCATTATCATCTACAATCATTCGTAACATCCTAGTAGACCATGCTCGTAAATTTAGTAGGGTGGGGGGTAAATATAAAATTTCACTAAATGAGCAATTATCCATTGCGAAAGATAAGGATGTTGATTTAGTAGCTTTAGATGATGCCTTAAATGGTTTAGAACAAGTTGATCCATTACAAAAACAATTAGTGGAATTAAAGTATTTTGGTGGTTTTAGTGTAGAAGAACTAGCTGAATACTTAAAAATTTCTCCAAGAAGAGTAAAAGTGAATGGCAATTAGCCAAAGCTTGGCTTTATAGGGAGCTTTCTAAAAATGAGCAATAATTGGAAAAGTGTTAAAGAAGTATTTTTTGCTGTTTTAGAGGAAGAAAATACTAATAGAAAGAATCGTTTTAAAAGAGCTTTGTGCTAATGATGAAACTTTACGTCAAAGAAGTAGAATCTCTATTAGCTGCTCATAGTGAAGCTAATAGTTTTATTGAGAATAAAGCAATTGAAGATGTAGCTCATTTATTTATAGAGCAAGATCAAGTACAATTGCCTAAAAACATAGGAGCATATGAAATAGTAAGAAAAATAGGGCAAGGAGGTATGGGGGTAGTTTACCTAGCAAAACGAGCAGATAAAGAGTATGAAAAAATGTAGCTATAAAAATAGTAAAGCATAAAT
The sequence above is drawn from the Blastocatellia bacterium genome and encodes:
- a CDS encoding VCBS repeat-containing protein yields the protein MTPSSNSANDIKTADFNKDGNLDLVVALFNRQSIGIFLGNGQGSFGTETRYPTDIGPAALALGDFNSDGNIDIATANRNTNNVSILLGDGQGKFSLPTNFAAGSWPLSLVTTDLNLDGKLDLAVANSSSNNVSILYGDGIGSFASPINYAVTGTPFSIATGDLNNDGRPDQLQYKVLIMLHQCC
- a CDS encoding sigma-70 family RNA polymerase sigma factor; this encodes MSLLLIEWGNGNKLAFDKLISILYEEIKDIASRYFQSERINHTLQATAVVNELYLRLVKTQVSLHHRQEFYALSSTIIRNILVDHARKFSRVGGKYKISLNEQLSIAKDKDVDLVALDDALNGLEQVDPLQKQLVELKYFGGFSVEELAEYLKISPRRVKVNGN